From a single Falco rusticolus isolate bFalRus1 chromosome 17, bFalRus1.pri, whole genome shotgun sequence genomic region:
- the FAM72A gene encoding protein FAM72A, with protein sequence MSASSCTFEDRCVAVLCCRFCQQVLSSRGMKAVLLADTDTDLYSTDIPPSGTVDFIGTCYFTEICKCKLKNIACLKCGNIVGYHVISPCKPCLLSCNNGHFWMFHSQAVFGINRLDPSGVNVLLWGNLPDLEESTDEDTSCISEEEYIR encoded by the exons ATGTCGGCCAGCAGCTGCACCTTCGAGGACCGGTGCGTGGCCGTGCTGTGCTGCCGCTTCTGCCAGCAGGTGCTGAGCTCGCGGGGGATGAAGGCCGTTCTGCTGGCGGACACCGACACCGACCTCTACTCCACCGACATCCCGCCTTCGGG TACTGTTGATTTCATTGGAACCTGCTATTTTACCGAAATCTGCAAATGCAAACTGAAGAACATCGCGTGTTTAAAGTG TGGTAACATTGTCGGTTATCATGTGATTTCTCCCTGCAAACCTTGCCTGCTGTCCTGTAATAATGGCCACTTCTGGATGTTTCATAGCCAAGCCGTCTTCGGCATCAACAGACTAGACCCTTCTG GTGTAAATGTATTGCTTTGGGGCAACTTGCCGGATTTGGAGGAAAGCACAGATGAAGATACGTCCTGCATCTCTGAGGAGGAGTATATCAGATAA